The following are encoded together in the Cohaesibacter gelatinilyticus genome:
- a CDS encoding F0F1 ATP synthase subunit B, which produces MTKNLIDSQEGIPGMMEDTGANFPPFDSATYGSQILWLVITFGLLYYLMSKVALPRIANILEVRRDRIASDLGEAESLKKETDEAIASYEQSLAEARQKAHGIAQSARDTAKADIESKNAEIEADIAKQLVAAEEKISAVKAKAMGEVEEIAQSTTEAILEQIMGSGVAAKDVAVAVAAAKAN; this is translated from the coding sequence ATGACGAAGAACCTGATTGACTCGCAAGAAGGCATTCCAGGTATGATGGAAGATACGGGGGCGAATTTTCCTCCGTTTGATTCCGCTACCTACGGTTCTCAAATTTTGTGGTTGGTTATTACTTTTGGGCTTCTCTACTATCTGATGTCCAAAGTGGCACTGCCGCGCATTGCGAACATTCTTGAAGTACGGCGTGACAGGATTGCCAGTGACCTTGGAGAGGCTGAAAGCCTCAAAAAGGAAACCGATGAAGCGATCGCCTCATACGAGCAATCCCTGGCAGAAGCTCGCCAGAAAGCTCATGGCATCGCCCAATCTGCTCGTGATACGGCAAAGGCGGACATCGAGTCCAAAAATGCTGAGATCGAAGCAGACATTGCCAAACAGCTGGTAGCGGCAGAGGAAAAAATCTCTGCGGTGAAAGCCAAGGCAATGGGCGAAGTTGAAGAGATCGCTCAGAGCACGACCGAGGCAATTCTGGAGCAGATTATGGGCTCCGGCGTCGCAGCAAAAGACGTTGCAGTGGCTGTAGCAGCTGCAAAAGCGAATTAA
- a CDS encoding F0F1 ATP synthase subunit B — MGDATLWAFVALIVFFGIIIKAGVPGMIAAALDKRAKSIEDELDQARRLREEAQALLAEYQRKQREAESEAEEIVTLAKREAEAMEKDAAAKIQDYVARRTKQAEEKIAQAESQAIAEVKGAATDVAVSAAESILAKQMGGKAGKALLKASIEEVGGKLN; from the coding sequence ATGGGTGACGCAACTTTATGGGCTTTTGTCGCGCTGATCGTTTTCTTTGGTATCATCATCAAAGCTGGTGTACCGGGAATGATTGCTGCAGCCCTCGACAAACGCGCAAAATCTATCGAGGATGAGCTGGATCAGGCTCGTCGTCTGCGTGAAGAAGCACAGGCTCTGTTGGCGGAATACCAGCGTAAGCAGCGTGAAGCGGAAAGCGAAGCTGAGGAAATCGTTACCTTGGCCAAGCGTGAAGCAGAAGCGATGGAAAAAGACGCTGCGGCCAAGATTCAGGACTATGTAGCTCGCCGTACCAAACAGGCTGAAGAAAAGATTGCTCAGGCTGAAAGTCAGGCAATTGCTGAAGTCAAGGGTGCAGCAACCGATGTTGCTGTTTCTGCGGCCGAAAGCATTCTGGCCAAGCAGATGGGCGGTAAAGCAGGCAAGGCCCTGCTGAAGGCCTCTATTGAGGAAGTTGGCGGAAAGCTCAACTAA
- a CDS encoding serine hydrolase domain-containing protein, translated as MAILKNIGLTFVVCMLISSQTVWAIDHDLQKSIDDAKEAGKLQGLHQVIVYHKGKLIVDASYQGLDQRWGSPLGMREFDDGSLHDLRSVTKSITSLIYGIALAEGKVPDPSRSLYAAFPKYKDLGEEEGRSSISVDDTLSMRMGIEWDESLPYTDKRNSEIAMEFSKDRYHYVLSRPLQGKPGEKWVYNGGATALVGRLIAQGTGVTLDAYAKEKLFDPMGIDQFEWVRGADKEPSAASGLRLRAKDLAKIGLMINQGGKWQGKQIVPLDWIKTSLEPRTVTSSGLKYGYFWYLSPRGEPPYWAAGFGNGGQQLIINKGLDFVVVIYAGNYNQRDAWKMPRSLVENHLLPKLLPK; from the coding sequence ATGGCAATTTTAAAAAACATCGGCCTTACTTTTGTGGTCTGCATGCTGATATCCAGTCAGACGGTCTGGGCTATAGATCACGACCTTCAAAAGTCGATTGATGACGCCAAGGAGGCTGGCAAACTGCAAGGGCTTCATCAAGTGATTGTGTATCATAAGGGGAAACTCATTGTTGATGCCAGTTATCAGGGGTTGGATCAGAGATGGGGTAGCCCACTCGGGATGCGAGAGTTCGACGATGGCAGCCTGCATGATCTGCGCTCTGTTACCAAGAGCATAACCAGCCTGATTTATGGAATAGCTTTGGCTGAGGGAAAGGTGCCCGATCCATCGAGAAGCCTCTATGCAGCATTTCCAAAATACAAGGATCTGGGTGAAGAAGAGGGCCGTAGTAGCATTTCAGTTGACGATACTCTTAGCATGCGAATGGGAATAGAGTGGGACGAAAGCCTACCCTATACGGACAAACGCAACAGCGAAATCGCCATGGAGTTTTCCAAGGACCGCTATCACTACGTGTTGAGCCGACCATTGCAGGGAAAGCCAGGCGAAAAATGGGTCTATAATGGAGGAGCGACAGCGCTGGTTGGCCGTTTGATAGCACAAGGAACAGGCGTGACGCTGGATGCATATGCCAAAGAGAAGCTGTTTGATCCGATGGGCATAGATCAGTTTGAATGGGTGCGGGGAGCTGATAAGGAACCATCTGCTGCTTCTGGTCTGCGTCTCCGTGCCAAGGACCTCGCCAAAATCGGATTGATGATCAATCAGGGTGGAAAATGGCAGGGTAAGCAGATAGTGCCTCTTGATTGGATCAAGACATCACTGGAACCCAGAACCGTTACGAGTTCCGGCTTGAAATATGGCTATTTCTGGTATCTCTCCCCGCGAGGTGAACCACCCTATTGGGCCGCTGGGTTCGGAAATGGAGGCCAGCAATTGATCATCAATAAAGGACTGGATTTCGTTGTTGTCATTTATGCTGGCAATTACAATCAACGGGATGCCTGGAAGATGCCAAGGTCATTGGTTGAAAACCATCTATTGCCCAAACTTCTTCCCAAGTGA
- a CDS encoding MDR family oxidoreductase produces the protein MDQFKAIVIDRDEEKKQSVAVKTLNQSDLMDGDVTVQVAYSTVNYKDGLAITGKSPVVRRWPMIPGIDMAGTVLASDNSDFKPGQEVVLNGWGVGETHMGAYSQVARVKSDWLIHKPEGLSAKHCMGIGTAGYTSMLCVMALEKAGLTPDKGPILVTGAAGGVGSVAIAILSKLGYHVIASTGRSSEEAYLKSLGASELIDREELSGPARPLNKEKWAGAVDAVGSHTLANVLSMTQYGGAVAACGLAQGMDLPSSVAPFILRGVSLLGIDSVMAPKAKRIEAWSRLAQDLDLSKLESLTKTVPFDEAMQAAADIVDGKIRGRIIIDIADQG, from the coding sequence ATGGATCAGTTCAAAGCGATTGTGATTGACCGTGACGAGGAGAAAAAGCAAAGCGTTGCAGTCAAAACCCTGAACCAAAGTGACTTGATGGATGGCGATGTTACCGTTCAAGTGGCCTATTCTACAGTCAATTACAAAGATGGCCTGGCCATTACCGGCAAAAGCCCCGTGGTTCGTCGCTGGCCCATGATACCTGGCATTGATATGGCGGGAACGGTTTTGGCGTCAGATAATTCTGACTTCAAACCTGGCCAGGAGGTTGTTCTCAATGGTTGGGGTGTTGGTGAGACCCATATGGGCGCCTATAGCCAGGTGGCGCGGGTCAAATCAGATTGGCTGATCCATAAGCCGGAAGGTCTGAGCGCAAAACATTGCATGGGAATTGGTACTGCTGGCTATACGTCCATGCTTTGCGTCATGGCTCTTGAGAAGGCTGGCCTGACGCCAGATAAAGGACCGATTCTTGTCACTGGGGCCGCTGGTGGCGTTGGCTCTGTTGCAATTGCCATCCTTTCCAAGCTTGGATACCACGTTATTGCGTCCACGGGGCGTAGCAGTGAAGAGGCGTATCTGAAAAGTCTTGGAGCTTCCGAATTGATTGATCGTGAGGAACTGTCGGGTCCGGCCCGGCCATTGAACAAGGAAAAGTGGGCGGGTGCCGTAGATGCGGTTGGCAGTCACACATTGGCCAATGTACTATCCATGACCCAATATGGTGGTGCAGTTGCTGCTTGTGGTTTGGCTCAAGGCATGGATCTGCCATCCAGTGTTGCCCCGTTCATTCTGCGTGGTGTCAGCCTGTTGGGCATTGATTCTGTGATGGCACCGAAAGCAAAACGAATCGAGGCATGGAGCCGTTTGGCTCAGGATCTGGATTTATCGAAGCTGGAAAGCCTGACCAAAACGGTTCCATTTGACGAGGCCATGCAGGCTGCCGCCGATATCGTGGACGGAAAAATCCGCGGTCGTATCATTATTGATATCGCCGATCAGGGCTGA
- a CDS encoding TetR/AcrR family transcriptional regulator, whose product MTSKRKNFTQENRSTRDLILDIAEQEIAKKGVEGLKLKDVAEQVGVQLPSIYAHFSSRKEVLEALADRLMDDLLIIYHDIKALPPMEGLLASAEKTIEFYVTHCGYARLLLADFPAPFEYSVFNKCSSKIQEVLVVMGDMINRGVEEGTVRQVPPDLLLSFRMGITLFPLFMRSDIGRKEMVTDAVIIERITRESLSLLRQFLEPVRNENGACLT is encoded by the coding sequence ATGACCTCCAAACGAAAAAATTTTACGCAGGAGAACCGCTCTACGCGAGATTTGATACTGGATATTGCCGAGCAGGAAATTGCAAAGAAAGGGGTGGAAGGGCTCAAACTGAAAGATGTGGCAGAACAGGTCGGGGTGCAACTCCCATCCATCTATGCTCATTTCTCTAGCCGCAAAGAGGTATTAGAGGCTTTGGCGGACCGTTTGATGGATGACTTATTGATCATTTACCACGATATCAAGGCATTGCCGCCTATGGAGGGCCTGTTGGCCAGCGCGGAAAAAACCATTGAATTCTACGTAACGCATTGCGGCTATGCCCGTTTGTTACTTGCTGACTTTCCTGCGCCTTTTGAGTATTCGGTCTTCAATAAATGTAGTTCCAAAATTCAGGAAGTGCTTGTCGTCATGGGCGACATGATCAATCGTGGGGTAGAAGAGGGGACAGTTCGGCAGGTACCACCAGATTTACTTTTGTCCTTTCGCATGGGGATTACACTTTTTCCACTTTTTATGCGTTCCGATATAGGTCGTAAGGAGATGGTTACTGATGCTGTTATCATTGAGAGGATTACCCGCGAGTCGCTATCATTGCTGCGCCAATTCCTGGAACCAGTAAGAAATGAAAATGGTGCCTGTCTCACATAA
- a CDS encoding LysE/ArgO family amino acid transporter → MTFAHYLEPAVTGFLLGGSLIIAIGAQNAFVLRLGLQRQHVFPIVFLCALSDALLILAGVAGMGALVKRYDLVLQLITWGGFAFLFVYGLQAFMRAFKQEHMDARHGGNISLRKAILTVLAFTYLNPHVYLDTVLLVGGLSAQWRGAAQGAFAIGAITASFVWFFSLGYGARVLTPLFEKPIAWRLLDILIGSIMWLLALSLILTNVRA, encoded by the coding sequence ATGACATTTGCGCACTATCTTGAACCCGCTGTCACCGGTTTTTTGCTAGGTGGCTCTTTGATCATTGCCATTGGTGCTCAAAATGCCTTCGTCCTACGCCTCGGATTGCAGCGCCAACATGTTTTTCCCATTGTCTTTTTATGTGCGTTGTCAGATGCCTTATTGATCCTGGCTGGTGTTGCAGGCATGGGTGCCCTCGTCAAACGTTATGATCTGGTCTTACAACTCATTACTTGGGGTGGCTTTGCCTTCTTGTTTGTCTATGGCCTGCAGGCCTTCATGCGTGCCTTCAAGCAAGAACACATGGATGCTCGACACGGTGGGAACATTAGCCTTCGAAAGGCCATATTGACTGTTCTGGCTTTCACCTATCTCAATCCGCATGTTTATCTGGATACTGTATTACTGGTCGGCGGATTGTCCGCTCAATGGCGAGGTGCGGCGCAAGGTGCCTTTGCCATCGGAGCGATAACGGCCAGCTTTGTCTGGTTCTTCTCTCTGGGCTATGGTGCAAGAGTTCTGACACCTTTGTTTGAAAAACCAATTGCCTGGCGACTTCTTGATATTCTGATCGGCTCTATCATGTGGCTTCTGGCTCTCTCATTGATCCTCACCAATGTCAGGGCTTAA
- a CDS encoding LysE family translocator, translating into MVDFVDMGAVALAFLVVTASPGPATIALANVSMASGRKSGLHFGLGLSFGLAFWGLIAASGIGAILQASNHALVILKIVGGAYLLWLAARSANSACQQTAILSSQISSDRWLKRGLFLNLSNPKAVVAWMATLSIGTNDYSHAGQIALMTILCVALGFIIYTTYSLAFSLPGVMAGYSTFRKWIDGIVAGLFAVAGFGLLRSAWNK; encoded by the coding sequence ATGGTGGATTTTGTAGATATGGGTGCTGTCGCACTGGCTTTTCTCGTGGTGACGGCCTCTCCCGGGCCGGCCACGATTGCATTGGCGAATGTCTCCATGGCATCCGGGCGAAAGAGCGGACTGCATTTCGGGCTTGGATTGTCATTTGGCTTGGCATTTTGGGGATTGATTGCTGCCAGCGGCATTGGTGCAATCCTTCAGGCATCCAACCATGCCCTGGTCATTCTGAAAATTGTCGGCGGGGCTTATCTATTATGGCTCGCAGCCCGGTCAGCAAACTCGGCTTGTCAACAGACTGCTATCCTATCTTCTCAGATTTCGAGTGATCGCTGGCTCAAAAGAGGTCTTTTTCTCAATCTCTCCAACCCCAAAGCTGTTGTCGCATGGATGGCAACATTATCCATTGGAACCAACGATTACAGCCATGCAGGACAGATCGCCTTGATGACCATCTTATGTGTTGCTCTGGGTTTCATAATCTACACCACCTACTCACTTGCCTTTTCTCTTCCCGGTGTCATGGCTGGCTATTCAACGTTTCGCAAATGGATTGATGGAATTGTCGCAGGCCTGTTTGCCGTTGCAGGTTTTGGCCTGCTCCGCTCTGCATGGAATAAATGA
- a CDS encoding FG-GAP repeat domain-containing protein codes for MASPFAENPDQQHSPQSAFSRPKPSLKHFRQLYLSVLCLPFLMSPAIAMNSKGLSLQKLHTQQPVKELLVQSNDGKGQSVYVRQGTNWHRAIGCDDGSNDLCLIKAPPQASPSLPASQGKALRDGQVATARDGDIRVAWLTGPTSRYQHGVLGDAIEAEGVAVQLKNGQYRHFKLPKDSVFEDLVPRLTDLDGDGRNELVLVRSYLGAGAAIAILGIRDNELRLLAETPAIGRANRWLNPSVLADLSGNGRPEIGLVRTPHIGGQLQIWRFDGKKLTQSNKANGFSNHSIGSRALGLSSVVVKNNASRIIIPDAKQSALLVLDGKTLNILGRVSLPSRPTTDFALIRQPTGKQQILLGLSDGHLYSLTNPNGDLFD; via the coding sequence ATGGCATCGCCCTTTGCTGAAAATCCTGACCAGCAACATTCGCCTCAATCAGCTTTCTCACGTCCCAAACCGAGCCTGAAGCACTTTCGTCAGCTCTATCTTTCCGTATTGTGCCTACCATTTCTGATGTCTCCGGCAATTGCGATGAATAGCAAAGGCCTCTCATTACAAAAGCTGCACACCCAGCAACCAGTTAAAGAATTGCTGGTGCAATCGAATGACGGAAAAGGGCAGAGTGTCTATGTGCGCCAAGGGACAAATTGGCATCGTGCAATTGGCTGCGATGATGGCAGCAATGACCTATGCCTGATCAAAGCACCACCCCAAGCATCACCTTCTTTGCCGGCATCGCAAGGCAAAGCACTGAGGGATGGACAGGTCGCCACCGCAAGAGACGGAGATATCCGCGTGGCCTGGCTGACAGGACCGACCAGCCGCTATCAGCACGGTGTGCTGGGAGATGCCATTGAAGCGGAAGGAGTGGCCGTTCAGCTCAAGAACGGACAATATCGTCATTTCAAATTGCCCAAAGATTCCGTTTTTGAAGATCTTGTTCCGCGTCTTACCGATCTGGATGGCGATGGTCGGAATGAACTTGTTCTTGTACGCTCCTACCTTGGTGCAGGTGCCGCTATTGCAATTCTGGGCATCCGTGACAATGAGCTACGCTTGCTGGCAGAGACGCCAGCCATCGGTAGGGCAAATCGTTGGCTGAATCCATCTGTATTGGCAGATTTGTCTGGCAATGGCCGACCCGAAATCGGACTTGTTCGTACACCACATATCGGAGGACAGTTACAAATTTGGCGTTTCGACGGCAAAAAGCTGACTCAGAGCAACAAGGCCAACGGCTTTTCCAATCACTCTATTGGCAGTCGCGCTCTTGGCCTCTCAAGTGTCGTGGTCAAAAACAATGCCAGCCGCATCATCATCCCTGACGCCAAACAGTCCGCTCTACTGGTATTGGACGGCAAAACCCTGAATATCTTAGGGAGAGTGTCTCTTCCCTCACGTCCAACGACGGATTTCGCACTCATTAGACAACCAACTGGCAAACAACAAATACTATTGGGTTTGTCCGACGGTCATCTTTACTCTCTGACCAACCCGAATGGTGATCTGTTCGATTGA
- the pdxH gene encoding pyridoxamine 5'-phosphate oxidase: protein MTGNFIEANEPFDLFATWLKDAEASEPNDPNAMAVASVDESGMPNIRMVLLKDFSPEGFVFYTNFKSAKGKELLASRKAGLLFHWKSLRRQIRIRGQVDIVSDTEADEYYQSRARGSRIGAWASKQSRPLESRFALEKSVAEYTAKFGLGTVPRPNYWSGFIVRPEQIEFWHDRPFRLHDRIVFTQAGDGWEKEQLYP, encoded by the coding sequence ATGACTGGTAACTTTATCGAAGCGAATGAACCATTTGATCTGTTTGCCACTTGGTTGAAAGATGCAGAAGCAAGCGAGCCGAACGATCCAAATGCCATGGCGGTTGCCAGCGTTGATGAAAGCGGCATGCCGAATATCCGCATGGTTCTTTTGAAAGATTTCAGCCCGGAAGGCTTTGTTTTTTATACCAACTTTAAAAGTGCCAAAGGTAAGGAGCTGCTTGCCAGCCGCAAAGCCGGGCTGCTATTTCATTGGAAAAGCCTGCGTCGACAAATCCGTATTCGCGGTCAGGTGGACATCGTCTCCGACACGGAAGCAGATGAATATTACCAATCTCGGGCACGTGGTAGCCGCATTGGTGCCTGGGCTTCCAAGCAGTCCCGTCCATTGGAAAGTCGCTTCGCTCTGGAGAAATCAGTGGCTGAGTATACGGCCAAATTTGGTCTTGGTACCGTACCGAGACCGAACTATTGGTCCGGCTTCATCGTTCGCCCGGAGCAGATCGAATTTTGGCATGACCGCCCGTTCCGCCTTCATGACCGGATTGTCTTCACCCAGGCTGGTGATGGCTGGGAAAAAGAGCAGCTATATCCATAA
- a CDS encoding RT0821/Lpp0805 family surface protein, with the protein MNCISFSISNFPAVRAAKLAAVIGSCFYLSACASIGFGGPETEIDTAPTSSVGTNPAILAGIDPSDWQILMQTVGAVEQRELKSERSVIAWVNPKTGSKGEITDISAHQSIMDQECRSFKSSMHRITGVENVAGEICRNPTGDWKMTGFSSGTAA; encoded by the coding sequence GTGAACTGCATTAGCTTTTCTATCTCCAACTTTCCGGCTGTTAGGGCTGCAAAATTGGCTGCTGTGATTGGGTCTTGTTTTTACCTGTCAGCATGCGCATCCATTGGGTTTGGTGGACCCGAAACCGAAATTGACACCGCGCCCACATCATCAGTCGGCACAAATCCAGCCATTCTTGCAGGGATCGATCCATCTGATTGGCAGATCCTGATGCAAACGGTTGGAGCTGTAGAACAGCGTGAGCTGAAATCAGAGCGTTCAGTGATTGCGTGGGTTAATCCCAAGACAGGATCCAAAGGGGAAATTACTGATATTTCTGCTCATCAATCCATTATGGATCAGGAATGTCGCTCCTTTAAAAGTTCCATGCATCGTATCACCGGTGTAGAGAATGTTGCCGGGGAAATCTGCCGAAATCCAACAGGAGACTGGAAAATGACCGGTTTCTCCTCTGGAACGGCTGCCTGA
- a CDS encoding MFS transporter: MSAFSPKSRLPYGLIIFFGCVLATIPFGPRATMGFFLTPITVENGWNREIFSLAIALQNLVWGIAQPFAGMIADRFGTARVLVSGALIYFVALYWMSTVTDPTVFTLSAGLLMGVGIAGCAFFLILAAFTRLLPPSLRSVAFGLGTAAGSLGQFLYSPISQYLIADYGWRTALIILAASVLIVPLLAPIFRGKPESVTSADGAKDQSLIEAMTEAFTHRSYILLVFGFFVCGWHVAFITTHLPPFISDMGIDAKWGGWAIALIGLFNMAGSFVAGIMGNKMALRTMLSFIYLARAVIIAIFLMVPISVASILVFSAAMGLLWLSTVPPTQGLITKMFGTRYVATLFGFVFLSHQIGAFLGVWLGGILYDQTGSYDIIWWLSIALGIFAALVHWPIKEEPVERLQAQHAR; encoded by the coding sequence ATGAGCGCATTCTCCCCCAAAAGCCGTCTTCCTTATGGCTTGATCATTTTCTTTGGCTGCGTGCTTGCAACCATCCCATTCGGCCCCCGCGCAACCATGGGCTTCTTCCTTACGCCGATCACGGTTGAGAATGGCTGGAATCGCGAGATCTTTTCGCTGGCCATTGCTCTTCAAAATCTGGTTTGGGGGATTGCTCAACCCTTTGCAGGCATGATTGCCGATCGCTTTGGCACCGCGCGTGTTCTTGTCAGTGGTGCATTGATTTACTTCGTGGCGCTCTATTGGATGTCCACTGTCACAGATCCAACTGTGTTTACGCTCAGCGCCGGATTGTTGATGGGTGTAGGCATCGCCGGTTGTGCCTTTTTCCTCATTCTTGCAGCCTTTACTCGTCTGCTACCACCATCTTTACGGTCTGTTGCATTTGGATTGGGCACAGCTGCTGGCTCGCTTGGACAATTCCTCTATTCCCCAATCTCTCAATATCTGATCGCCGACTATGGCTGGCGCACCGCACTTATCATATTGGCAGCAAGTGTTTTGATTGTTCCGTTGCTTGCCCCGATTTTCAGGGGTAAACCGGAATCAGTTACGAGTGCCGATGGGGCGAAAGACCAGAGTTTGATTGAAGCCATGACAGAAGCTTTCACCCACCGATCATATATCCTGCTGGTCTTTGGTTTCTTTGTGTGTGGCTGGCATGTCGCATTCATCACCACACATTTGCCGCCCTTTATTAGCGACATGGGAATTGACGCCAAATGGGGTGGCTGGGCCATTGCGCTGATTGGCCTATTCAATATGGCAGGTTCTTTTGTTGCCGGAATCATGGGCAACAAGATGGCCCTTCGTACCATGCTCAGCTTCATCTATCTTGCACGGGCCGTGATTATTGCCATCTTCCTGATGGTGCCTATTTCCGTTGCTTCCATTCTGGTTTTTTCGGCTGCGATGGGATTGTTATGGCTTTCCACAGTACCACCAACCCAAGGCCTGATCACCAAGATGTTTGGTACCCGATATGTTGCAACTCTGTTTGGCTTTGTTTTCCTGTCCCACCAGATTGGTGCCTTTTTGGGCGTTTGGTTGGGTGGAATTCTCTATGATCAAACCGGGAGCTATGACATCATCTGGTGGTTATCCATCGCTCTTGGTATTTTTGCTGCACTGGTACATTGGCCCATCAAAGAGGAGCCCGTGGAACGTTTGCAGGCGCAACACGCCCGCTGA
- a CDS encoding DUF805 domain-containing protein encodes MKKLFLVLKDGFAHSFDWKAKASRKNFWLFFLVFTLLFFAAFGADVSYVQRPAEMSPLPSVLVSMFDAQTPFTRLYLLLFTLPMISFAIRRIFDRDKPSWAGIGAVIPFMSMAFLLVSSGQ; translated from the coding sequence ATGAAGAAACTGTTTCTTGTGCTGAAAGATGGCTTTGCTCATAGCTTCGATTGGAAAGCAAAGGCCAGCCGCAAAAATTTCTGGCTATTTTTTCTTGTTTTCACCTTGCTCTTCTTTGCCGCTTTTGGTGCTGACGTCAGCTATGTGCAGCGTCCGGCAGAAATGTCACCATTGCCGAGCGTGCTCGTTTCCATGTTCGATGCGCAAACGCCGTTCACCCGCCTCTATCTATTACTCTTCACACTACCCATGATCAGCTTTGCCATTCGGCGAATTTTTGACCGGGACAAACCAAGCTGGGCAGGCATTGGTGCTGTTATCCCATTCATGTCCATGGCATTTTTATTGGTCTCTAGCGGGCAATAA
- a CDS encoding histone deacetylase family protein encodes MSTVYISHQSFLKHQTPEGHPERPDRMRAVNVALEHEKFLFMPREEAQMGRREDILRCHPENMVDMLEAVTPENEGELVSIDGDTTLSPGTFNAAMYAIGASTQAVDEVMTGQVNNAFCGIRPPGHHAETDRAMGFCFFNNAAVAARYAQSKYDAERIAVIDWDLHHGNGTQDIFWDDPSLMYCSTHQMPLYPGTGAWNETGKDDEGNIVNAPLRAGDGSDHIREAFETRILPSLYNFNPDLVIISAGFDAHLRDPLGDLICTEADFSWMTGKLMDVADKCCDNRIVSLLEGGYDLQALARSVAVHVDRLMHG; translated from the coding sequence GTGTCGACTGTTTATATTTCCCATCAATCCTTTTTAAAGCATCAAACGCCAGAAGGGCATCCAGAGCGACCCGACAGAATGCGAGCGGTCAATGTGGCACTTGAACATGAGAAATTCCTGTTCATGCCACGAGAAGAAGCGCAGATGGGCCGACGCGAGGATATCTTGCGCTGTCATCCGGAAAATATGGTGGATATGCTGGAGGCGGTGACCCCTGAGAATGAGGGTGAACTGGTATCTATTGATGGTGATACCACGCTTTCACCAGGCACATTCAATGCAGCCATGTATGCCATCGGTGCGTCCACTCAAGCAGTGGACGAAGTCATGACCGGTCAGGTCAATAACGCATTCTGCGGTATCCGTCCTCCGGGGCATCATGCGGAAACTGATCGTGCCATGGGTTTTTGCTTCTTCAATAATGCCGCCGTCGCTGCTCGCTATGCCCAATCCAAATATGATGCAGAGCGCATCGCGGTGATCGATTGGGACTTGCATCATGGCAATGGCACGCAGGATATTTTCTGGGATGATCCCAGCCTGATGTATTGTTCGACCCATCAAATGCCCCTTTATCCGGGCACGGGTGCCTGGAATGAAACCGGCAAGGATGACGAGGGGAATATCGTCAATGCACCTCTTCGTGCTGGCGATGGCTCCGATCATATCCGCGAAGCGTTCGAGACACGCATCCTGCCAAGTCTTTATAATTTCAATCCTGATCTTGTTATTATCTCGGCTGGTTTTGACGCGCATCTGAGAGACCCCTTGGGAGATCTCATTTGCACCGAAGCTGACTTTTCGTGGATGACCGGCAAGCTCATGGATGTAGCAGACAAATGCTGCGACAACCGCATCGTCTCCCTTCTGGAAGGGGGATATGACTTGCAAGCACTGGCTCGCTCTGTTGCGGTGCATGTAGACCGCTTGATGCATGGGTGA
- a CDS encoding SDR family oxidoreductase, with product MELKDKTIIITGASSGIGASAASLFAAEGANVVLGARREELLKAQVQAIQSKGGSACYLSGDVCDADYAQALVDLAISQYGGLDGALNNAGMMGDMCPLPDMPLENWNAVLTTNLTSAFHAAKAQIPVLGKQGGGSIVFTSSFVGFSNGGMTGMGAYAASKAGMIGLVKSLAADHASEQIRINALLPGGTKTPMAGDDPAGHEFIAGLHPMKRMASPQEIAQAALFLLSDRSSFVTGCPLIADGGVSVRLA from the coding sequence ATGGAACTCAAAGACAAGACGATTATCATTACCGGAGCATCAAGCGGTATTGGGGCATCTGCTGCAAGTCTGTTTGCGGCAGAAGGCGCTAATGTTGTGCTGGGAGCACGACGTGAAGAGTTGCTGAAGGCTCAGGTGCAAGCCATTCAGTCCAAGGGCGGATCAGCCTGCTATCTGAGTGGAGATGTATGCGATGCTGATTATGCGCAAGCACTCGTTGACTTGGCGATTTCCCAATATGGTGGTCTGGATGGAGCATTGAACAATGCTGGCATGATGGGTGATATGTGTCCGCTGCCAGACATGCCACTCGAGAACTGGAACGCAGTTCTTACGACCAATCTGACGAGTGCTTTTCATGCAGCCAAGGCACAAATTCCCGTTCTTGGTAAGCAAGGCGGCGGCTCAATCGTGTTCACGTCATCCTTTGTCGGGTTTAGCAATGGTGGCATGACGGGCATGGGAGCATATGCTGCCTCGAAGGCTGGCATGATTGGTTTGGTAAAATCATTAGCTGCCGATCATGCAAGTGAGCAGATCAGGATCAACGCACTTTTGCCAGGTGGTACGAAAACTCCCATGGCAGGCGATGATCCAGCCGGACATGAATTTATTGCCGGATTGCATCCGATGAAACGCATGGCTTCGCCTCAGGAAATTGCTCAAGCGGCGCTCTTCCTGTTGTCGGATAGAAGCTCATTTGTAACAGGATGTCCTTTGATTGCTGATGGAGGTGTGTCGGTACGTCTCGCTTAA